Genomic DNA from Modestobacter versicolor:
CACCAGGGCGGGCCGGACGGCAGGGGGCGCGGTGCTGGTCGCCGGGGAGCTCACGCCGTCCGACGGTAGTTGTACGGTGCGCCTGGTCGGTGGCCCGCCTTCCGCCCAGCGGTCACCGGTCCCTGACACGGCCCTGTCCGCAGTGGGGGTGGGTCGGTCGGCGGCGCGGGCGGACGCCGTAGCGTCGGGGCCTCGCCGGGCCGACCAGGGAGTGCCATGCCGGAGTGGGTGCAGGACGCGGTGTGGTGGCACGTCTACCCGCTGGGGTTCGTCGGGGCGGAGCGTGAGCTGCCCGCGGACGGGGCCGTCACCCCCCGCCTCGGCAGGCTGACCGGCTGGCTGGACTACGCCGTCGAGCTCGGCGCCAACGGCCTCGCGCTCGGCCCGGTCTTCGCCGCCAGCACCCACGGCTACGACACCGTCGACCACCTGCGGATCGACCCGCGGCTGGGCACCGACGCCGACTTCGACGCGCTGGTCGCCGCCGCCCACGACCGCGGGCTGAAGGTGCTGCTGGACGGCGTCTTCAACCACGTCGGCCGCGAGCACCCCGCCTTCCGCGCCGTCCTCGAGCAGGGGCCCACGGCACCCACGGCCGGCTGGTTCCGGCTGCGCTGGCCGGGCGGGCCGGACGCCGAGCCCGAGTACGACACCTTCGAGGGCCACGGCCAGCTCGTCGCCCTCGACCACTCCTCGCCGGCCGTCGCCGACTGGGTCACCGAGGTGATGACGCACTGGCTGGACCGCGGCGCCGACGGCTGGCGGCTGGACGCGGCCTACGCCGTCCCGACCTCCTTCTGGGCCACCGTGCTGCCCCGGGTGCGGGAGCGGCACCCGGACGCCTACGTCGTGGGCGAGGTGATCCACGGCGACTACGCCCGGGTGGTCACCGAGTCGGGGATGGACGCGGTCACCCAGTACGAGCTGTGGAAGGCGGTCTGGAGCTCGCTCAACGACGGCAACCTGCACGAGCTGACCCACGCGCTCGGCCGGCACGACGGGTTCCTGGACACGTTCGCGCCGCTGACCTTCGTCGGCAACCACGACGTCACCCGGATCGCCAGCCGGCTGACCGAGCCCGCGCACCTGCCGCACGCGCTCGCCGTGCTGTTCACCGTCGGCGGCACGCCCTCGGTCTACGCCGGCGACGAGCAGGCCTTCACCGGCGTCAAGGAGGACCGCGCCGGTGGCGACGACGCCGTCCGGCCGCCCTTCCCGGGCACCCCCGAGGAGCTGGCGCCCTACGGCTGGCCCACCTACCGGCTGCACCAGGAGCTGATCGGCGTGCGCCGCCGGCACCGCTGGCTGCACCGCGCCCGGACGACGCCGCTGCACCGGGCCGACCGGCAGCTCAGCTACGCGGCGAGCGCCGACGGGCAGCGGCTGGTCGTCGCGCTGAACCTGGCCGGCACCCCGGTCACCGTGCCGGCGCCCGGGGCCGGGGCGCTGCTGGCCGGCGCGGGCACCGTGCAGCGGCCGGGCACCGACGGCGCGGCGGTCGAGCTGGGGGCGCACGGCTGGGCCGTGCTGGACGGGTGAGCGACCGCACAGCGCCGGGCGGGAATGCGCGGACGGCGCGTCGGCGTCGTCCCTGCACGTGACCGGACCCGCGACCCGAGCGCCGCGGCGCGCCTACGCCGTCTGGGCGGTGGGGCTCGTCGCCTACGCCGTCGCGATCTTCCACCGGGCGTCGCTGGGCGTCGCCGGGGTCGAGGCGCAGGAGCGCTTCTCGGCGGGCGCGTCGGCGATCTCGCTGTTCCTGGTGCTGCAGCTGGCGGTCTACGCCGGGATGCAGGTGCCGGTCGGGGTCGCGCTGGACCGGTTCGGTTCGCGCCGCATGATCGTCGCCGGTGCGCTGACGATGGCCGTCGGCCAGCTGGTGCTCGCCCTCGCCGGCGACGTGCCCACCGCCGTGCTCGCCCGCGTGCTGGTCGGCGCCGGGGACGCGATGACCTTCATCAGCGTGCTCCGGCTGGTGCCGCTGTGGTTCCCCGGCCGCACCGTGCCGGTGATCACCCAGCTCACCGGCCTGCTGGGGCAGATCGGCCAGATCGTCGCGGCGTACCCGCTGGTGGCGCTGCTGCACTCGGCCGGCTGGACGCCGACGTTCCTCGGCGCGGCCGCCGTCGGCGTGCTGGTCGGCGTGCTGGTGCTGGTCTCGCTGACCGACGCCCCGCCCGGGGTCGAGGTCTCCGCGCCGACCGGGCTGGCCGAGGTGCGCAGCAACCTGGTCGCCACCTGGCGCGAGCCGGGCACCCGGATCGGGCTGTTCACCCACCTGGTCACCCAGTTCTCCGGCACCGTGTTCGCGCTGCTCTGGGGCTTCCCGTTCCTCACCGTCGGGCAGGGGATGTCGGCCGGCGGCGCCGCGACGCTGCTCAGCCTGCTCGTCGTCGTCGGCATGGGCTTCGCCCCGGTGCTCGGCCAGCTGGTCGGGCGCTGGCCGCTGCGCCGGTCCGACCTGGTGTTCGGCATCCTCGCCGCCACCGTCACCGTCTGGACCGTGGTGCTGCTCTGGCCGGGCCGGGCACCGCTGTGGCTGCTCGTCGTGCTGGTCCTGGTGCTCAGCACCAACGGGCCGGGGTCGATGATCGGCTTCGACTTCGCCCGCACCGAGAACCCGGTCGAGCGCACCGGCAGCGCGACCGGCGTGGTCAACGTCGGTGGCTTCGTCGCCTCGCTGCTCACCGTGCTGGCGATCGGGGTGGTGCTCGACGCGATGACGCCGGGGAGCTCGACCGACTACTCGCTGGACGCGTTCCGGGCGGCGTTCGCCGTGCAGTACGTGTTCTGGGCGATCGGGCTGGTCGGCGTGCTCACCCACCGGCGCCAGCTGCGCGCCCGGCTGGCCCGCGACGGCGTCGTCCTGGCCCCGCTGGTGGTCGCCGCCCGCGCCCGGCTGCGCGGCACCTCGGCCTACGCGCGGACCACCGACCAGGACTGAGCCCCGGCGCGGTTCAGCCGGCGCGGCGGGCGACCACGACGGCGTAGTCGAACCGGCGGCCGTCCCGATCGACCGGCAGCACGAGGTGCTCGACGTCCGCTGCGCCGGGCAGGGCGGCCAGCCGGTCGGCGAGCTCCGGCGCCGGGTCGGCCGACCAGATCGCCAGCACGCCGCCCGGGCGCAGCGCCGCGAGCGCGGTGGACAGCCCGGGCTCGGCGTAGAGCCCGGCGTTCGTCTCGTGCACCAGGAACGCCGGGCCGTTGTCCACGTCCAGCAGCACGGCGTCCCAGCGGCCCGGCGACCCGGCCAGCGCGTCGGCGACGTCGGCGGTGCGCAGCCGGAGCCGGTCGGGCAGCACCGGCAGCCCGGGCAGCAGCCCCTCCCCGGCCCAGCCGACCAGCGCGGGTTGGAGCTCTACGACGTCGGCCTCGGTGACCCGCGGGTCGGCGAGCACGGTCGCCGCCGTCCAGCCCAGCCCGAGACCGCCGACCAGCACCCGCAGCGCGTCGCCGGTGCACCGGCGCAGCGCCTCGGTGGCCAGCGCCCGCTCGGTGGAGGTGTCGACGTCGTCCATGGCGAACACGCCGTCGACGATCAGCTCGGTCACCGCGCCCCGCCGGCGCAGCACCACCTCGCCGTGCGCCCCCGACGCCCGCCCCAGCTCCTGCAGCTCGTCGTGCTCGATCACCGCGTCACTGTGCACCAGCGGCCAGCCAGCCGGTGATCCGGTCCTCGGTCCACGCCGGGTCCTCCAGCGCGAGCAGGTGGCCGGCGCCGGCGCGCAGCTCGAACGGCCAGTCCGGCCGGGTGGCGGCCAGCGCGGCGGCGTCGTCCGGGTCGGCCAGCGGGTCGTCGGCGCCCTGCAGCCACAGCGTCGGGACGGCGACCCGGGCCAGCGTCGCCCGCCAGGCCGCGGCCCGGCCCAGCAGAGCCATGGTGTCGGTGATGCCGGCCCACTGCACCGCCTGGGCCCGGTCGGCGTCCGGGTCGCCGGACCGCTCCCGGGTCTCGGCCACGGAGGCGGCCACCACCTCGGGCGGGATGCGGTCGGCGTGCGGCGTGGCCTGGCGCAGCTGCTGGTCGACGACCTGCTCGGGGGTGAGGCCGGCCAGCTTGCGGCGCACCGCGCCGGCCACCCCGGGCACCCGCAGGACGGCGCGCTTGGCCAGCATCGCGAGGTCGAGCCGGCCCGCCGTGCCGGGTACCGGCGGGCTGAGCAGCACCAG
This window encodes:
- a CDS encoding alpha-amylase family protein yields the protein MPEWVQDAVWWHVYPLGFVGAERELPADGAVTPRLGRLTGWLDYAVELGANGLALGPVFAASTHGYDTVDHLRIDPRLGTDADFDALVAAAHDRGLKVLLDGVFNHVGREHPAFRAVLEQGPTAPTAGWFRLRWPGGPDAEPEYDTFEGHGQLVALDHSSPAVADWVTEVMTHWLDRGADGWRLDAAYAVPTSFWATVLPRVRERHPDAYVVGEVIHGDYARVVTESGMDAVTQYELWKAVWSSLNDGNLHELTHALGRHDGFLDTFAPLTFVGNHDVTRIASRLTEPAHLPHALAVLFTVGGTPSVYAGDEQAFTGVKEDRAGGDDAVRPPFPGTPEELAPYGWPTYRLHQELIGVRRRHRWLHRARTTPLHRADRQLSYAASADGQRLVVALNLAGTPVTVPAPGAGALLAGAGTVQRPGTDGAAVELGAHGWAVLDG
- a CDS encoding alpha/beta fold hydrolase, with the translated sequence MTDLSASPARLEWPAGATSHVTDLDGPVRHLDLGGPAGAPVVAVHGLGGSALNWGLLGPRLARTHRVLALDLFGHGRSGLPAAPGLAADRRMLHRFLTEVVGEPVVLVGHSMGGVLALQHTAEHPGTVDRLVLLSPPVPGTAGRLDLAMLAKRAVLRVPGVAGAVRRKLAGLTPEQVVDQQLRQATPHADRIPPEVVAASVAETRERSGDPDADRAQAVQWAGITDTMALLGRAAAWRATLARVAVPTLWLQGADDPLADPDDAAALAATRPDWPFELRAGAGHLLALEDPAWTEDRITGWLAAGAQ
- a CDS encoding spermidine synthase is translated as MIEHDELQELGRASGAHGEVVLRRRGAVTELIVDGVFAMDDVDTSTERALATEALRRCTGDALRVLVGGLGLGWTAATVLADPRVTEADVVELQPALVGWAGEGLLPGLPVLPDRLRLRTADVADALAGSPGRWDAVLLDVDNGPAFLVHETNAGLYAEPGLSTALAALRPGGVLAIWSADPAPELADRLAALPGAADVEHLVLPVDRDGRRFDYAVVVARRAG
- a CDS encoding MFS transporter; amino-acid sequence: MTGPATRAPRRAYAVWAVGLVAYAVAIFHRASLGVAGVEAQERFSAGASAISLFLVLQLAVYAGMQVPVGVALDRFGSRRMIVAGALTMAVGQLVLALAGDVPTAVLARVLVGAGDAMTFISVLRLVPLWFPGRTVPVITQLTGLLGQIGQIVAAYPLVALLHSAGWTPTFLGAAAVGVLVGVLVLVSLTDAPPGVEVSAPTGLAEVRSNLVATWREPGTRIGLFTHLVTQFSGTVFALLWGFPFLTVGQGMSAGGAATLLSLLVVVGMGFAPVLGQLVGRWPLRRSDLVFGILAATVTVWTVVLLWPGRAPLWLLVVLVLVLSTNGPGSMIGFDFARTENPVERTGSATGVVNVGGFVASLLTVLAIGVVLDAMTPGSSTDYSLDAFRAAFAVQYVFWAIGLVGVLTHRRQLRARLARDGVVLAPLVVAARARLRGTSAYARTTDQD